A genome region from Pongo pygmaeus isolate AG05252 chromosome 17, NHGRI_mPonPyg2-v2.0_pri, whole genome shotgun sequence includes the following:
- the LOC129018899 gene encoding elongin-A3 — MAAGSTTLRAVQKLQVRLATKTNPKKLEKYLQKLSALPMTADILAETGIRKTVKRLRKHQHVGDFARDLAARWKKLVLVDRNTGPDPQDAEDSASRQRLGEALQDQEKAWGFPENATAPRSPSHSPQHGRTARRTPPGQQRPHPRSPSREPRAERKRPRTAPADSGPRRDPPTRTAPLPTPEGPEPAVPGKQPGRGHAHAAQGGPLPGPGCQGQPQGEAVASHSKGRKSSRWASAHKSPPVQESQSERLQAAGADSAGPKTVPSLLFAELWDPSAAWMQANYDLLSAFEAMTSQAEPEALSAPTFQEEAAFPGRRVNARLQVYSGSRPACQLQVLTLRQQCLPVLRNNPDALGDVGGVAYSVLEPVPEGWTPDQLYRTEKDNHALARETDELWRIHCLQDFKGEKPREHESWRELYLRLRDAREQRLRVVTTKIRSALENKPSGRQTKMICFNSVAKTPYDASRREEKSAGAADPGNGEIKPAPQPAGSSQAASGLGDGGGGGGGGGGSSSSSSSSSNVLHGPPEKRANPCLSSSNEHAAPAAKTRKQAAKKVAPLMAKAVRDYKRRFSRR, encoded by the coding sequence ATGGCGGCAGGCTCCACTACGCTGCGCGCAGTGCAGAAGCTGCAGGTGCGTCTGGCCACGAAGACGAACCCAAAAAagctggagaaatatttgcagaaactcTCCGCCCTGCCCATGACGGCAGACATCCTGGCGGAGACTGGAATCAGAAAGACGGTGAAGCGCCTGCGGAAGCACCAGCACGTGGGCGACTTTGCCAGAGACTTAGCGGCCCGGTGGAAGAAGCTGGTGCTTGTGGACCGAAACACCGGGCCTGACCCACAGGACGCTGAGGACAGCGCTTCCCGACAGCGCCTCGGGGAGGCTCTCCAGGACCAGGAAAAGGCCTGGGGCTTCCCAGAAAACGCGACGGCCCCCAGGAGCCCATCTCACAGCCCTCAGCACGGACGGACAGCACGCAGAACACCTCCGGGACAACAGAGACCTCACCCGAGGTCTCCCAGTCGCGAGCCCAGAGCCGAGAGAAAGCGCCCCAGAACGGCCCCAGCTGATTCCGGCCCCCGTCGGGACCCTCCAACGCGCACCGCTCCCCTCCCGACGCCCGAGGGCCCTGAGCCCGCTGTGCCCGGGAAGCAACCCGGAAGAGGCCACGCTCACGCCGCTCAGGGCGGGCCTCTGCCGGGTCCGGGCTGCCAGGGCCAACCTCAGGGGGAAGCGGTGGCGAGCCACAGCAAGGGGCGCAAATCGTCCCGCTGGGCTTCGGCTCACAAATCGCCTCCTGTCCAGGAAAGCCAGTCAGAGAGGCTGCAGGCGGCCGGCGCTGATTCCGCCGGGCCGAAAACGGTGCCCAGCCTTCTCTTCGCAGAGCTCTGGGACCCCTCAGCGGCCTGGATGCAGGCCAACTACGATCTGCTGTCCGCTTTTGAGGCCATGACCTCCCAGGCAGAGCCAGAAGCACTCTCCGCGCCAACGTTCCAGGAGGAAGCCGCTTTCCCTGGACGCAGAGTGAATGCTAGGCTGCAGGTGTACTCGGGCTCCAggcctgcctgccagctccaggTGCTGACGCTGCGCCAGCAGTGCCTCCCGGTGCTTAGAAACAATCCGGACGCCCTCGGCGACGTGGGAGGGGTCGCCTACTCGGTTCTTGAACCCGTTCCGGAAGGGTGGACGCCTGATCAGCTGTATCGCACAGAGAAAGACAACCACGCACTCGCTCGAGAGACAGATGAATTATGGAGGATTCATTGTCTCCAGGACTTCAAGGGAGAAAAGCCGCGGGAGCACGAGTCTTGGCGGGAGCTGTACCTGCGGCTTCGCGACGCCCGAGAGCAGCGGCTGCGAGTAGTGACCACGAAAATCCGATCTGCACTTGAAAACAAACCCAGCGGCCGACAGACAAAGATGatctgtttcaactctgtggccaAGACGCCTTATGATGCTtccaggagggaagagaagtcTGCAGGAGCCGCTGACCCCGGAAACGGGGAGATCAAGCCAGCCCCCCAGCCCGCAGGAAGCAGCCAGGCTGCCTCCGGCCTCggggacggcggcggcggcggcggcggcggcggcggcagcagcagcagcagcagcagcagcagcaacgtcCTTCACGGGCCCCCTGAGAAGCGGGCCAACCCCTGCCTGAGCAGCAGCAATGAGCACGCGGCGCCCGCGGCCAAGACCCGGAAACAGGCTGCCAAGAAAGTGGCCCCGCTGATGGCCAAGGCAGTTCGAGACTACAAGAGAAGATTCTCCCGACGATAA
- the LOC129018890 gene encoding elongin-A3-like: MAAGSTTLRAVQKLQVRLATKTNPKKLEKYLQKLSALPMTADILAETGIRKTVKRLRKHQHVGDFARDLAARWKKLVLVDRNTGPDPQDAEDSASRQRLGEALQDQEKAWGFPENATAPRSPSHSPQHGRTARRTPPGQQRPHPRSPSREPRAERKRPRTAPADSGPRRDPPTRTAPLPTPEGPEPAVPGKQPGRGHAHAAQGGPLPGPGCQGQPQGEAVASHSKGRKSSRWASAHKSPPVQESQSERLQAAGADSAGPKTVPSLLFAELWDPSAAWMQANYDLLSAFEAMTSQAEPEALSAPTFQEEAAFPGRRVNARLQVYSGSRPACQLQVLTLRQQCLPVLRNNPDALGDVGGVAYSVLEPVPEGWTPDQLYRTEKDNHALARETDELWRIHCLQDFKGEKPREHESWRELYLRLRDAREQRLRVVTTKIRSALENKPSGRQTKMICFNSVAKTPYDASRREEKSAGAADPGNGEIKPAPQPAGSSQAASGLGDGGGGGGGGGSSSSSSSSSNVLHGPPEKRANPCLSSSNEHAAPAAKTRKQAAKKVAPLMAKAVRDYKRRFSRR, from the coding sequence ATGGCGGCAGGCTCCACTACGCTGCGCGCAGTGCAGAAGCTGCAGGTGCGTCTGGCCACGAAGACGAACCCAAAAAagctggagaaatatttgcagaaactcTCCGCCCTGCCCATGACGGCAGACATCCTGGCGGAGACTGGAATCAGAAAGACGGTGAAGCGCCTGCGGAAGCACCAGCACGTGGGCGACTTTGCCAGAGACTTAGCGGCCCGGTGGAAGAAGCTGGTGCTTGTGGACCGAAACACCGGGCCTGACCCACAGGACGCTGAGGACAGCGCTTCCCGACAGCGCCTCGGGGAGGCTCTCCAGGACCAGGAAAAGGCCTGGGGCTTCCCAGAAAACGCGACGGCCCCCAGGAGCCCATCTCACAGCCCTCAGCACGGACGGACAGCACGCAGAACACCTCCGGGACAACAGAGACCTCACCCGAGGTCTCCCAGTCGCGAGCCCAGAGCCGAGAGAAAGCGCCCCAGAACGGCCCCAGCTGATTCCGGCCCCCGTCGGGACCCTCCAACGCGCACCGCTCCCCTCCCGACGCCCGAGGGCCCTGAGCCCGCTGTGCCCGGGAAGCAACCCGGAAGAGGCCACGCTCACGCCGCTCAGGGCGGGCCTCTGCCGGGTCCGGGCTGCCAGGGCCAACCTCAGGGGGAAGCGGTGGCGAGCCACAGCAAGGGGCGCAAATCGTCCCGCTGGGCTTCGGCTCACAAATCGCCTCCTGTCCAGGAAAGCCAGTCAGAGAGGCTGCAGGCGGCCGGCGCTGATTCCGCCGGGCCGAAAACGGTGCCCAGCCTTCTCTTCGCAGAGCTCTGGGACCCCTCAGCGGCCTGGATGCAGGCCAACTACGATCTGCTGTCCGCTTTTGAGGCCATGACCTCCCAGGCAGAGCCAGAAGCACTCTCCGCGCCAACGTTCCAGGAGGAAGCCGCTTTCCCTGGACGCAGAGTGAATGCTAGGCTGCAGGTGTACTCGGGCTCCAggcctgcctgccagctccaggTGCTGACGCTGCGCCAGCAGTGCCTCCCGGTGCTTAGAAACAATCCGGACGCCCTCGGCGACGTGGGAGGGGTCGCCTACTCGGTTCTTGAACCCGTTCCGGAAGGGTGGACGCCTGATCAGCTGTATCGCACAGAGAAAGACAACCACGCACTCGCTCGAGAGACAGATGAATTATGGAGGATTCATTGTCTCCAGGACTTCAAGGGAGAAAAGCCGCGGGAGCACGAGTCTTGGCGGGAGCTGTACCTGCGGCTTCGCGACGCCCGAGAGCAGCGGCTGCGAGTAGTGACCACGAAAATCCGATCTGCACTTGAAAACAAACCCAGCGGCCGACAGACAAAGATGatctgtttcaactctgtggccaAGACGCCTTATGATGCTtccaggagggaagagaagtcTGCAGGAGCCGCTGACCCCGGAAACGGGGAGATCAAGCCAGCCCCCCAGCCCGCAGGAAGCAGCCAGGCTGCCTCCGGCCTCggggacggcggcggcggcggcggcggcggcggcagcagcagcagcagcagcagcagcagcaacgtcCTTCACGGGCCCCCTGAGAAGCGGGCCAACCCCTGCCTGAGCAGCAGCAATGAGCACGCGGCGCCCGCGGCCAAGACCCGGAAACAGGCTGCCAAGAAAGTGGCCCCGCTGATGGCCAAGGCAGTTCGAGACTACAAGAGAAGATTCTCCCGACGATAA